In Streptomyces ambofaciens ATCC 23877, a single genomic region encodes these proteins:
- a CDS encoding DUF503 domain-containing protein, whose product MYVGTLSFDLLLGDVHSLKEKRSVVRPIVAELQRKYAVSAAEVDHMNLHRRAVIGLATVSADAGHLSDVLDRCERLVAGRPEVELLSVRRRFHGEDD is encoded by the coding sequence ATGTATGTGGGGACGCTGTCCTTCGACCTCCTCCTCGGCGACGTACATTCGCTGAAGGAGAAGCGCTCCGTCGTCCGCCCGATCGTCGCCGAACTCCAGCGGAAGTACGCGGTGAGCGCGGCGGAGGTGGATCACATGAACCTCCATCGCCGGGCCGTCATCGGCCTGGCGACGGTGTCCGCCGACGCCGGGCACCTCAGCGACGTGCTCGACCGGTGCGAACGGCTGGTGGCCGGCCGCCCCGAGGTGGAGTTGCTGTCCGTCAGACGGCGCTTCCACGGCGAAGACGACTGA
- the rbfA gene encoding 30S ribosome-binding factor RbfA: MADNARAKRLADLIREVVAQKLQRGIKDPRLGSHVTITDTRVTGDLREATVFYTVYGDEEERNAASAGLESAKGILRSEVGKAAGVKFTPTLTFVMDALPDTARNIEDLLDKARQSDEKVREASAGAAYAGEADPYRKPGEDDEADEVVEGDETDDTAK; this comes from the coding sequence GTGGCCGACAACGCGCGGGCGAAAAGGCTGGCGGACCTCATCCGAGAGGTGGTGGCCCAGAAGCTGCAGCGCGGGATCAAGGACCCGCGGCTCGGCTCGCACGTCACCATCACGGACACCCGGGTCACGGGTGACCTGCGGGAGGCGACCGTCTTCTACACGGTGTACGGCGACGAGGAGGAGCGCAACGCCGCCTCCGCGGGCCTGGAGAGCGCCAAGGGGATCCTGCGTTCGGAGGTCGGCAAGGCCGCGGGCGTGAAGTTCACGCCGACCCTGACCTTCGTCATGGACGCCCTCCCGGACACCGCCCGCAACATCGAGGACCTCCTCGACAAGGCGCGCCAGTCCGACGAGAAGGTGCGCGAGGCGTCCGCGGGCGCCGCGTACGCCGGCGAGGCGGACCCGTACCGCAAGCCGGGTGAGGACGACGAGGCCGACGAGGTCGTCGAGGGCGACGAGACGGACGACACCGCTAAATGA
- the truB gene encoding tRNA pseudouridine(55) synthase TruB — translation MSEKHTTPDGLVIVDKPSGFTSHDVVAKMRGIARTRRVGHAGTLDPMATGVLVLGVERATKLLGHLALTEKEYLGTIRLGQTTPTDDAEGEITRSLDASKVTRESIDAAVAELTGEIMQVPSKVSAIKIDGVRSYKRAREGEEFEIPARPVTVSSFAVYDVRDAVAEDGTPVLDLVVSVVCSSGTYIRALARDLGAALGVGGHLTALRRTRVGPYKLDAAKTLDQLQQDLTVMPIADAAGAAFPRWDVDAKRARLLLNGVRLEMPDVYAGAGAVAVFDPEGRFLALVEEQRGKAKSLAVFG, via the coding sequence ATGAGCGAGAAGCACACCACGCCCGACGGCCTTGTCATCGTCGACAAGCCGTCGGGCTTCACTTCGCACGACGTCGTCGCCAAGATGCGGGGCATCGCCCGGACGCGGCGCGTCGGGCACGCCGGCACGCTCGACCCGATGGCGACGGGCGTCCTGGTCCTCGGGGTGGAGCGGGCGACCAAGCTCCTCGGGCACCTCGCCCTCACCGAGAAGGAGTACCTGGGCACCATCAGACTCGGGCAGACGACGCCGACCGACGACGCCGAGGGCGAGATCACGAGGTCGCTCGACGCCTCGAAGGTCACCCGGGAGTCCATCGACGCGGCCGTCGCCGAGCTGACCGGCGAGATCATGCAGGTGCCGTCCAAGGTCAGCGCCATCAAGATCGACGGCGTGCGGTCCTACAAGCGGGCGCGCGAGGGCGAGGAGTTCGAGATCCCCGCCCGCCCGGTCACCGTCTCCTCCTTCGCGGTGTACGACGTCCGGGACGCCGTCGCCGAGGACGGCACCCCCGTGCTGGACCTGGTGGTCTCGGTGGTCTGCTCCTCCGGCACCTACATCCGTGCCCTGGCCCGCGACCTGGGCGCGGCCCTCGGCGTCGGTGGCCACCTCACCGCGCTGCGCCGGACCCGCGTCGGTCCGTACAAGCTGGACGCGGCGAAGACGCTGGACCAGCTCCAGCAGGACCTCACCGTGATGCCGATCGCGGACGCCGCCGGTGCCGCCTTCCCCCGCTGGGACGTGGACGCCAAGCGGGCCCGGCTGCTCCTCAACGGCGTGCGGCTGGAGATGCCGGACGTCTACGCGGGCGCCGGGGCCGTCGCCGTCTTCGATCCCGAGGGACGCTTCCTCGCGCTCGTGGAGGAGCAGCGGGGCAAGGCCAAGAGCCTGGCCGTCTTCGGCTGA
- a CDS encoding trypsin-like peptidase domain-containing protein, protein MASRNRSREAGNDRAARRSRDGSQDPRDGAQALAAEPTRCPPDDVLIRVHDLAGRPRGAGFVADHRGTVVTSHEAVDGLPRLVLSTAGDRRRVVAAADVTPLPALGLALVRGEGLGVEPLPVGARGRVDAGTYVRIAAGGWREARVLGATDVHYAATDRFHVLRDALELALGISGRDALRLGGGAAGGPVLDITTGAVLGVLGTALSSGHSDVGFAVPLPPAPGPLAALLAENAATVPAYGADLNLAGVLALTATSVAKDGPPGVPGGGGPGTGSGVRAGVEGDGGGGAAAVAPVERSAVAREFTAFTEGPARVLALVGAPGSGRTTELAALAARRSRGTEPAPTLWLRGADLRDDDRSLADAARRALARAARIVAAADPSRPAGLGDITPERLARLARAAGRPLLLLLDGPEEMPPLLAHRLPEWTEGTAAWLRETGTRLVMACRGEYWERAGAEFPPELLYASVGRASSAAPTAGEWTTGRAASVPSPRVGADGIVGAAGASEAVTGDASGAMAVTGGPSAWPVAVGEPASGWSGGARLPSSFFGACGPFGVRVPPSGAVSSRSGVTGFPSGAGRTPSDDIESVSGEVEPPTDGVRSSSESAGSPSGAAGAPAVAVRGSYEPVGVGRPPCVPLGDLRDDEAREARARYRLPDGALADPDDRHPLTLRLLAEVHEALPGSPPPARVDRDGVFAAYLDLMCLRVATRLAAENGLRGTAVRRLAAKVSGQVHEAARRSLGPGQGELDRESFEAVFPPGRAPVRLGGGTGWATAVLAEGLLVPAGAGYRFAHEELADWLQGTHLDLDEALRALVHHRATPHEPHALPVPHHRIGPVAEAVLLLGRQYGAPQLALNLEELVTVLDADPHSWWAARLLTEVLTRVPDATPYTEVLRLLADGIAERGAERRASPEEFGPAFWTALRLPQATRLDLLRRLVLADGPPHAPGPRHLDTVAELLAADPATVQPLLLRWFDDERPLPATPHATVATAAQALLHTHRHRGLDGLTEVLVDSAHRRADELLAVLAEDEPSALCRAVERWARDERTARRTAAVTHGLRTAPNARTAADRTLLRHAALVLLARPADGPLHGGALALLVQDPDSRDRHLPRALDHFAAGDPCLPPSAVATALPTHPEPVLEAFRARLRGPDAGEALRRLIDATTPALARRVAVLVGEAVTERPETAGHVAAYVDRRLDRDPAARRVLHSLVTALLDDGPEPVRAALAGVLAAGGPPGRGPLRRELREHLLAHEQDPAVLDALLHAAVRCGGEDLRALVHRTGLLLVRTPDGATRFDRGLVDLARHLPGFAARVTGWLADAPQDWAALVGPSARRTLENLTGARVPA, encoded by the coding sequence ATGGCGTCGCGGAACCGGTCCCGGGAGGCGGGCAACGACAGGGCGGCACGGCGGTCCCGGGACGGCTCCCAGGACCCGCGTGACGGTGCGCAGGCCCTGGCGGCCGAACCGACGCGGTGCCCGCCCGACGACGTCCTGATCCGCGTCCACGACCTCGCCGGGCGCCCCCGCGGCGCGGGGTTCGTCGCCGACCACCGCGGGACGGTGGTCACCAGCCACGAAGCGGTCGACGGCCTGCCCCGGCTCGTGCTCAGCACCGCCGGCGACCGCCGCCGTGTGGTGGCCGCCGCCGACGTGACGCCGCTTCCCGCCCTCGGCCTCGCACTCGTCCGCGGCGAGGGCCTCGGCGTCGAACCGCTGCCCGTCGGCGCACGGGGGCGCGTCGACGCGGGCACGTACGTGCGGATCGCCGCCGGCGGCTGGCGCGAGGCCCGGGTACTGGGCGCCACCGACGTCCACTACGCGGCCACCGACCGCTTCCACGTCCTGCGCGACGCCCTGGAGCTCGCGCTCGGCATCTCGGGAAGGGACGCGCTGCGTCTCGGCGGCGGCGCCGCGGGCGGACCCGTCCTCGACATCACGACCGGTGCCGTCCTCGGCGTCCTCGGCACCGCCCTGAGCTCCGGACACAGCGACGTCGGCTTCGCCGTGCCCCTGCCGCCCGCCCCCGGCCCCCTCGCCGCCCTGCTCGCCGAGAACGCGGCGACGGTCCCGGCCTACGGCGCCGACCTGAATCTGGCCGGCGTCCTCGCGCTCACCGCGACCTCGGTGGCCAAGGACGGTCCGCCGGGAGTGCCCGGCGGCGGCGGTCCCGGTACGGGGAGCGGGGTCCGGGCCGGCGTCGAGGGTGACGGCGGTGGTGGCGCCGCTGCCGTGGCCCCGGTCGAGCGGTCCGCCGTCGCGAGGGAGTTCACCGCCTTCACCGAAGGACCCGCCCGTGTGCTCGCGCTGGTCGGCGCCCCCGGCAGTGGCCGTACGACGGAGCTGGCGGCCCTCGCCGCCCGCCGCTCCCGGGGGACGGAACCGGCACCCACCCTGTGGCTGCGCGGCGCCGACCTGCGCGACGACGACAGGTCGCTGGCCGACGCGGCGCGCAGGGCGCTGGCCCGGGCCGCCCGCATCGTGGCCGCCGCGGACCCCTCACGCCCCGCGGGCCTCGGCGACATCACCCCGGAGCGCCTGGCCCGCCTCGCCCGGGCCGCCGGGCGTCCGCTCCTGCTCCTCCTCGACGGACCCGAGGAGATGCCGCCCCTCCTGGCCCACCGCCTCCCCGAGTGGACCGAGGGCACCGCGGCCTGGCTGCGGGAGACGGGGACGCGGCTCGTCATGGCCTGCCGAGGGGAGTACTGGGAGCGGGCCGGCGCGGAGTTCCCTCCGGAGCTGCTGTACGCGTCGGTGGGGCGCGCGTCGTCGGCGGCGCCGACCGCGGGGGAGTGGACGACCGGACGTGCCGCGAGCGTGCCGTCGCCTCGCGTCGGTGCTGACGGGATCGTCGGGGCCGCCGGGGCGTCGGAGGCGGTCACCGGTGATGCGTCGGGGGCAATGGCGGTCACCGGTGGTCCGAGCGCCTGGCCGGTCGCCGTGGGAGAACCGGCGTCCGGGTGGTCGGGCGGGGCGCGGTTGCCTTCCTCCTTCTTCGGGGCGTGCGGTCCGTTCGGCGTACGTGTTCCGCCGTCCGGAGCCGTCAGCTCCAGGTCCGGGGTGACCGGGTTTCCGTCCGGAGCGGGTCGGACCCCGTCCGACGACATCGAGTCCGTGTCCGGGGAGGTCGAGCCGCCGACCGACGGCGTCCGTTCCTCGTCCGAAAGCGCTGGTTCTCCGTCCGGGGCGGCCGGAGCCCCGGCCGTGGCGGTCCGAGGCTCGTACGAACCGGTCGGCGTGGGGCGTCCGCCCTGCGTCCCTCTCGGCGACCTGCGCGACGACGAGGCCCGGGAGGCACGCGCCCGCTACCGCCTGCCGGACGGAGCCCTCGCGGACCCGGACGACCGGCACCCCCTCACCCTGCGCCTGCTCGCGGAGGTGCACGAGGCCCTGCCCGGGTCCCCGCCCCCCGCCCGCGTCGACCGGGACGGGGTCTTCGCGGCCTACCTGGACCTGATGTGCCTGCGCGTCGCGACCCGCCTGGCGGCGGAGAACGGCCTGCGCGGCACCGCCGTACGCCGACTCGCGGCGAAGGTCTCCGGACAGGTGCACGAGGCCGCCCGGCGCAGTCTCGGCCCCGGGCAGGGGGAGCTGGACCGCGAGTCGTTCGAGGCCGTGTTCCCGCCGGGGCGGGCTCCCGTCCGGCTCGGCGGCGGCACCGGCTGGGCGACCGCCGTACTGGCCGAGGGCCTCCTCGTCCCCGCCGGCGCCGGCTACCGCTTCGCGCACGAGGAACTCGCCGACTGGCTCCAGGGCACCCACCTCGACCTGGACGAGGCCCTGCGCGCCCTCGTCCACCACCGCGCCACCCCGCACGAACCGCACGCCCTGCCCGTGCCGCACCACCGCATCGGCCCGGTCGCGGAGGCGGTGCTGCTGCTCGGCCGTCAGTACGGCGCACCACAACTCGCCCTGAACTTGGAGGAGTTGGTCACCGTTCTCGACGCGGACCCGCATTCCTGGTGGGCCGCACGGCTGCTCACCGAGGTGCTGACGCGGGTGCCCGACGCGACGCCGTACACGGAGGTGTTGCGGCTGCTCGCCGACGGCATCGCGGAACGCGGCGCCGAAAGGAGGGCGTCGCCCGAGGAGTTCGGGCCCGCCTTCTGGACCGCTCTGCGCCTCCCGCAGGCCACGCGCCTGGACCTGCTCCGCCGCCTCGTCCTCGCCGACGGACCCCCGCACGCACCGGGCCCCCGCCACCTCGACACCGTCGCCGAACTGCTCGCCGCCGACCCCGCGACCGTGCAGCCGCTCCTCCTCCGCTGGTTCGACGACGAGAGGCCGCTGCCCGCCACCCCGCACGCGACCGTCGCGACCGCCGCGCAGGCGCTGCTGCACACCCACCGCCACCGCGGCCTGGACGGCCTCACCGAGGTACTCGTCGACAGCGCGCACCGGCGGGCCGACGAACTGCTCGCCGTCCTGGCCGAGGACGAGCCGTCCGCCCTCTGCCGGGCCGTCGAGCGGTGGGCCCGCGACGAGCGCACCGCGCGGCGGACGGCGGCGGTGACCCACGGCCTGCGCACCGCCCCGAACGCACGGACCGCCGCAGACCGCACCCTGCTGCGCCACGCCGCCCTGGTCCTGCTCGCCCGCCCGGCCGACGGACCCCTGCACGGCGGCGCGCTCGCCCTGCTCGTACAGGACCCCGACAGCCGCGACCGCCACCTCCCGAGGGCGCTCGACCACTTCGCGGCCGGCGACCCCTGCCTTCCCCCGAGCGCGGTGGCCACCGCCCTGCCGACCCACCCGGAGCCCGTCCTGGAGGCCTTCCGGGCCCGGCTGCGCGGCCCGGACGCCGGGGAGGCCCTGCGCAGACTCATCGACGCCACCACACCGGCGCTGGCCCGCCGGGTCGCCGTACTCGTGGGGGAAGCGGTGACGGAGCGCCCGGAGACCGCCGGGCACGTGGCGGCGTACGTCGACCGGCGACTCGACCGGGACCCCGCGGCCCGCCGCGTCCTCCACTCCCTGGTCACCGCACTGCTGGACGACGGTCCCGAGCCCGTACGGGCCGCGCTGGCCGGCGTCCTGGCCGCGGGAGGCCCGCCCGGCCGCGGTCCGCTCCGCCGCGAGCTGCGCGAACACCTCCTGGCCCACGAGCAGGATCCCGCCGTCCTGGACGCGCTGCTGCACGCGGCCGTCCGGTGCGGCGGCGAGGACCTGCGCGCCCTCGTCCACCGCACCGGCCTGCTCCTCGTCCGCACGCCGGACGGAGCCACCCGTTTCGACCGCGGTCTGGTCGACCTGGCACGCCACCTCCCGGGATTCGCCGCCCGGGTGACCGGCTGGCTGGCCGACGCGCCGCAGGACTGGGCCGCGCTGGTGGGCCCCAGCGCGCGCCGCACGCTCGAGAATCTGACGGGCGCCCGGGTCCCCGCGTGA
- a CDS encoding bifunctional riboflavin kinase/FAD synthetase: MQRWRGLEDIPEDWGRSVVTIGSYDGVHRGHQLIIKHAVDRARELGVPTVVVTFDPHPSEVVRPGSHPPLLAPHHRRAELMADLGVDAVLILPFTTEFSKLSAADFVVKVLVDRLRAKAVVEGPNFRFGHKAAGNVEFLVEQGKIYDFEVEVVDLYVTGEAGGGEPFSSTLTRRLVAQGEVEGAAEILGRPHRVEGVVVRGAQRGRELGFPTANVETLPHTAIPADGVYAGWLHAQGEAMPAAISVGTNPQFDGTERTVEAYAIDRVGLDLYGLHVAVDFLAFVRGQAKFETLDALLEQMAEDVERCCGLVAAAS; encoded by the coding sequence GTGCAGCGCTGGCGTGGCTTGGAGGACATCCCCGAGGACTGGGGACGCAGCGTCGTCACCATCGGCTCCTACGACGGCGTCCACCGCGGGCACCAGCTGATCATCAAGCACGCCGTGGACCGCGCCCGCGAGCTGGGCGTCCCCACCGTCGTCGTCACCTTCGACCCGCACCCCAGCGAGGTGGTCCGCCCCGGCAGCCACCCGCCGCTGCTCGCCCCGCACCACCGCCGCGCCGAACTGATGGCGGACCTGGGCGTGGACGCGGTGCTGATCCTGCCGTTCACCACGGAGTTCTCGAAGCTGTCCGCGGCCGACTTCGTGGTGAAGGTGCTGGTCGACCGGCTGCGCGCCAAGGCGGTCGTCGAGGGCCCCAACTTCCGCTTCGGCCACAAGGCGGCCGGGAACGTGGAGTTCCTGGTCGAGCAGGGCAAGATCTACGACTTCGAGGTCGAGGTCGTGGACCTGTACGTGACCGGTGAGGCGGGCGGCGGCGAGCCGTTCTCCTCCACCCTCACCCGCCGCCTGGTCGCCCAGGGCGAGGTCGAGGGCGCCGCGGAGATCCTCGGCCGACCGCACCGCGTCGAGGGCGTCGTCGTCCGGGGCGCCCAGCGCGGCCGCGAGCTCGGCTTCCCCACGGCCAACGTGGAGACGCTCCCGCACACCGCCATCCCGGCCGACGGCGTCTACGCCGGCTGGCTGCACGCGCAGGGCGAGGCGATGCCGGCCGCGATCTCCGTAGGCACCAACCCGCAGTTCGACGGCACCGAGCGCACGGTCGAGGCGTACGCCATCGACCGCGTGGGCCTCGACCTGTACGGCCTGCACGTCGCGGTGGACTTCCTGGCCTTCGTACGCGGTCAGGCGAAGTTCGAGACGCTGGACGCGCTGCTGGAGCAGATGGCCGAGGACGTGGAGCGCTGCTGCGGCCTGGTCGCGGCGGCGTCGTAA
- a CDS encoding AAA family ATPase — protein sequence MPTFPAGGFPLQTPTPPPADEPEPEPEPDNGDLDSGATMRFSSAALKREIAERAAAEEARQHEGPDEEQDERSMTAVGEPEVTTEDEASAAEGAGEGTPDENVAVADGSAESERGQEPVVIDGPQAIEGREFTEGPELNDGPGLIDGTELTGSGERDDPTDGDGTADAEDAEDVVGSDEGYEVSGVADSGVVESGLTGPARDVEVEPVAPTAGEPEPQPEPQPEPQLQPEPQPEPQPEPEPEPEDSLPAQEEPEDARPEPEAMTSAAAPVDAVPADASPAESEPQDVPPAQTAPVAQGDVPPLPPSYPPAAPAPAHQWPAQPQPAPAAPEQPNVPAQQPPFQPQAPQPAPAAWSPAPTAAPMPPNQAPGQPAPQAGYGFPQPGATPPAAPQPPAEQPGGAHGPAAGAAAGYGFPQPGAAAHPAHPPVQPGGYGFPQAPAQYGWQPQPGVPPQGQPQADARAPEAAPHPAQQGFASQTPPAQPMGRPSEPQGQVPQGQAPQTPPSPFAQQPHQAPQAPQAPQPAQAPQPVQHPGQPVHPGQPDQAQQAQQAQQAQQAQQAQQPHAPAPQHPVDPRLGAAWPQPMQHDQRQPTNPGAAPLGYTAAVELSSDRLLNNKRQKAKSSRPASGGSRFKLGGKKEEAERQRKLELIRTPVLSCYRIAVISLKGGVGKTTTTTALGSTLATERQDKILAIDANPDAGTLGRRVRRETGATIRDLVQAIPYLNSYMDIRRFTSQASSGLEIIANDVDPAVSTTFNDEDYRRAIDVLGKQYPIILTDSGTGLLYSAMRGVLDLADQLIIISTPSVDGASSASTTLDWLSAHGYADLVSRSITVISGVRETGKMIKVDDIVGHFQTRCRGVVVVPFDEHLAAGAEVDLDMMRPKVREAYFNLSAMVAEDFVRHQQSHGLWTSNGNPPPVAAPPMPGQNYPGQQIPGQPLHGQPAPGQPLPGQQPLPGQHPVQGQQPMPGQPGQPGAPGMPGAPGTPGQPSQYAEPGQPYPQQPGQPYPQPGQPYAQPGYGYPQPGQQDGQTPPPPPQQ from the coding sequence GTGCCGACGTTCCCCGCCGGCGGGTTCCCGTTGCAGACCCCGACTCCCCCGCCCGCGGACGAGCCCGAGCCCGAGCCCGAGCCCGACAACGGTGACCTGGACAGCGGCGCCACCATGCGCTTCTCCTCCGCCGCCCTGAAGCGGGAGATCGCCGAGCGTGCCGCTGCGGAAGAGGCCCGGCAGCACGAGGGGCCGGACGAGGAGCAGGACGAGCGGTCCATGACCGCGGTCGGTGAACCCGAGGTCACGACCGAGGACGAGGCCTCCGCGGCCGAGGGGGCCGGCGAGGGCACCCCGGACGAGAACGTCGCGGTGGCGGACGGCTCCGCGGAGTCCGAGCGCGGCCAAGAGCCGGTGGTCATCGATGGTCCGCAAGCCATTGAGGGCCGGGAGTTCACCGAGGGCCCGGAGCTCAACGACGGTCCGGGGCTCATTGACGGTACCGAGCTCACCGGCTCCGGCGAGCGGGACGACCCGACCGACGGGGACGGTACGGCCGATGCGGAGGACGCGGAGGACGTCGTCGGCTCCGACGAGGGCTACGAGGTTTCCGGGGTCGCGGACAGCGGCGTGGTCGAGTCCGGCCTCACCGGTCCGGCTCGGGACGTCGAGGTCGAGCCGGTCGCTCCCACGGCCGGCGAGCCCGAGCCCCAGCCCGAGCCCCAGCCCGAGCCCCAGCTCCAGCCCGAGCCCCAGCCCGAGCCCCAGCCCGAGCCCGAGCCCGAGCCCGAGGACAGTCTCCCGGCCCAGGAGGAGCCGGAGGACGCCCGGCCCGAGCCGGAGGCCATGACGTCCGCTGCGGCTCCGGTGGACGCCGTTCCGGCCGATGCCTCCCCTGCGGAGAGCGAGCCGCAGGACGTCCCGCCTGCCCAGACGGCACCCGTGGCGCAGGGCGATGTGCCGCCGCTGCCCCCGTCCTACCCTCCCGCCGCCCCCGCCCCTGCGCACCAGTGGCCGGCGCAGCCGCAGCCCGCCCCCGCCGCCCCGGAGCAGCCGAACGTGCCGGCACAGCAGCCGCCGTTCCAGCCGCAGGCTCCGCAGCCGGCGCCCGCCGCGTGGAGTCCCGCTCCGACCGCCGCGCCGATGCCGCCGAACCAGGCGCCCGGACAGCCCGCTCCCCAGGCCGGTTACGGATTCCCGCAGCCGGGCGCCACGCCTCCGGCGGCACCGCAGCCTCCGGCCGAGCAGCCGGGCGGCGCACACGGTCCCGCGGCCGGCGCCGCCGCCGGTTACGGATTCCCGCAGCCCGGCGCGGCGGCTCACCCGGCCCATCCTCCGGTGCAGCCCGGTGGCTACGGCTTCCCGCAGGCGCCCGCGCAGTACGGCTGGCAGCCTCAGCCCGGCGTACCGCCGCAGGGTCAGCCGCAGGCGGACGCCCGGGCCCCGGAGGCCGCGCCGCACCCGGCTCAGCAGGGCTTCGCGTCGCAGACTCCGCCGGCCCAGCCGATGGGCCGGCCGAGCGAGCCGCAGGGGCAGGTCCCGCAGGGGCAGGCTCCGCAGACTCCGCCGAGCCCGTTCGCTCAACAGCCGCACCAGGCGCCTCAGGCCCCCCAGGCTCCTCAGCCGGCGCAGGCCCCCCAGCCGGTGCAGCACCCCGGTCAGCCCGTTCATCCCGGCCAGCCGGATCAGGCACAGCAGGCGCAACAGGCTCAGCAGGCACAGCAGGCGCAACAGGCACAGCAGCCCCATGCTCCGGCGCCGCAGCACCCCGTCGACCCCCGGCTCGGTGCCGCCTGGCCGCAGCCCATGCAGCACGACCAGCGTCAGCCCACCAACCCCGGTGCCGCGCCGCTCGGTTACACCGCGGCCGTGGAGCTGTCGTCCGACCGGCTGCTCAACAACAAGAGGCAGAAGGCGAAGAGCAGCCGCCCGGCGTCCGGCGGTTCCCGGTTCAAGCTGGGCGGCAAGAAGGAGGAGGCCGAGCGGCAGCGCAAGCTGGAGCTGATCCGCACCCCGGTGCTGTCCTGCTACCGCATCGCCGTCATCAGCCTCAAGGGCGGTGTCGGCAAGACGACGACCACCACCGCCCTCGGTTCCACGCTCGCCACCGAGCGGCAGGACAAGATCCTCGCGATCGACGCCAACCCGGACGCCGGTACGCTCGGCCGTCGCGTGCGCCGCGAGACCGGGGCCACCATCCGCGACCTCGTCCAGGCGATCCCGTACCTCAACTCGTACATGGACATCCGGCGGTTCACCTCCCAGGCCTCGTCCGGGCTGGAGATCATCGCCAACGACGTCGACCCTGCCGTGTCCACGACGTTCAACGACGAGGACTACCGGCGCGCGATCGACGTGCTCGGCAAGCAGTACCCGATCATTCTCACCGACTCGGGCACCGGCCTGCTGTACAGCGCGATGCGCGGCGTGCTGGACCTCGCCGACCAGTTGATCATCATCTCGACGCCGTCCGTGGACGGTGCGAGCAGCGCCAGTACGACACTGGACTGGTTGTCCGCTCACGGGTACGCCGACCTCGTCTCCCGGTCCATCACCGTCATCTCCGGGGTCCGCGAGACCGGCAAGATGATCAAGGTCGACGACATCGTCGGGCACTTCCAGACGCGGTGCCGGGGCGTGGTCGTGGTGCCGTTCGACGAGCATCTGGCAGCGGGCGCCGAGGTCGACCTCGACATGATGCGGCCGAAGGTCCGGGAGGCGTACTTCAACCTCTCGGCGATGGTCGCCGAGGACTTCGTCCGCCACCAGCAGTCGCACGGCCTGTGGACGTCCAACGGCAACCCGCCGCCGGTGGCCGCTCCGCCGATGCCGGGCCAGAACTACCCGGGCCAGCAGATTCCCGGCCAGCCCTTGCACGGTCAGCCGGCGCCCGGGCAGCCGCTACCCGGGCAGCAGCCCCTGCCCGGCCAGCATCCGGTGCAGGGCCAGCAGCCCATGCCCGGCCAGCCCGGCCAGCCCGGTGCTCCCGGTATGCCCGGTGCACCGGGGACGCCCGGCCAGCCCTCCCAGTACGCCGAGCCGGGGCAGCCGTACCCGCAGCAGCCCGGACAGCCGTACCCGCAGCCGGGACAGCCGTACGCCCAGCCCGGCTACGGCTACCCGCAGCCCGGTCAGCAGGACGGGCAGACGCCTCCCCCGCCGCCTCAGCAGTAG